One Malania oleifera isolate guangnan ecotype guangnan chromosome 10, ASM2987363v1, whole genome shotgun sequence genomic region harbors:
- the LOC131166387 gene encoding F-box/kelch-repeat protein SKIP4, whose amino-acid sequence MKLKEGGLESSSKADLTPSALICGLPDDIALFCLTRVPRKYHGLLKCVSRRWRDLVCSEEWHSYRRKHNLDETWIYALCRDKSERVCCYVLDPSPSRRCWKLVEGIPSHSLKRKGMGFEVLGKKVYLLGGCGWFEDATDEVYCYDASTNIWSEAAPLSTARCYFACEVLDEKLYAIGGLGSKSSDPHSWDTYDPCTNSWKPHSDSNIVPDIEDSIVLDGKIHIRCGSSAVSSHVYAVVYDPSSGTWQHADADLASGWRGPAAVVDGKLYVLDQSSGTRLMMWQKEKREWVAVGRLSPLLTRPPCRLVAIGKNIFVVGKGLSTVVIDVGSAVSVGGVMVSSSIPKLPSDDDVMSCKSLAV is encoded by the exons ATGAAACTCAAAGAAGGTGGGTTAGAGAGTTCTAGTAAGGCTGATTTAACTCCATCAGCACTGATATGTGGGCTTCCAGATGATATAGCTCTTTTCTGTTTGACAAGGGTTCCTCGGAAGTATCATGGACTTCTCAAATGTGTTTCAAGGAGATGGAGAGACTTAGTGTGCAGTGAAGAATGGCATTCTTATCGACGAAAGCATAATCTGGATGAAACTTGGATTTATGCTTTGTGTAGAGACAAGTCTGAGAGGGTTTGCTGTTATGTGCTAGACCCCAGCCCATCAAGAAGGTGTTGGAAGCTTGTCGAAGGCATTCCGTCTCACAGCTTGAAGAGGAAAGGCATGGGTTTTGAAGTGTTGGGAAAGAAAGTTTACTTATTGGGTGGCTGTGGTTGGTTTGAAGATGCTACTGATGAAGTCTACTGCTATGATGCTTCTACAAACATTTGGAGTGAAGCTGCTCCATTATCAACTGCAAG GTGCTATTTTGCCTGTGAAGTTCTCGATGAGAAATTATATGCCATCGGTGGGTTGGGCTCAAAGTCAAGTGATCCCCATTCCTGGGACACCTATGATCCATGCACAAACAGCTGGAAACCTCATTCAGATTCCAACATTGTCCCAGACATTGAAGATTCCATAGTCTTGGATGGGAAAATTCATATACGTTGTGGCTCTTCTGCTGTATCTTCTCATGTGTATGCAGTTGTTTACGATCCATCAAGCGGCACATGGCAGCATGCAGATGCTGATTTGGCGTCAGGCTGGCGAGGTCCAGCTGCTGTTGTTGATGGGAAGCTTTATGTGTTAGATCAGAGTTCAGGAACCAGGCTGATGATGTGGCagaaggaaaagagagaatgGGTGGCCGTTGGGAGGCTCTCACCTCTACTTACGAGACCGCCCTGTAGGCTAGTTGCCATTGGGAAGAACATATTTGTTGTAGGGAAGGGACTTAGCACAGTTGTCATTGATGTTGGCAGTGCTGTTAGTGTTGGAGGAGTAATGGTGAGCTCTTCTATACCCAAATTGCCTTCTGATGATGATGTAATGAGCTGCAAATCTCTAGCAGTTTGA